A genomic region of Haliotis asinina isolate JCU_RB_2024 chromosome 1, JCU_Hal_asi_v2, whole genome shotgun sequence contains the following coding sequences:
- the LOC137261655 gene encoding cell adhesion molecule 4-like: MSVAHILFWGLHVCALVSMTTGYPYTVTRVGEDVTMAMNAQNVSFVYYVWVNGSVSVRLLLVQPKSHRVVVINSSHTGFRTRIRYTGEDSPSQTGQLRFTIYNVSVQDAGTYYCQGSNGQEVTGRRQVLVVAQKPATPTITEPALPVSGKNVTLTCSSSSRSLPPDHPPLNMTYIWRRDRTLLESGDESPTGGDDLTIPHVSRENQGDNYSCQAVEEGLESDWSHGHVLDVLYGPVQIQFHGTWEVEEGKPVIVRCSVDCNPACTVTWWDTSRQMVITGHGEDVLSTPAIDVSVSGQYTCHVNNSHGSASRNLTLEVFTREVNESGVVSIVPVTAVCSILIVVIAIVVIVVVCRKQRRGGNTVHSHVVTYTRDADTDGDYEEIVERGCARHRVVSYHREDENDGSYQEIEEGDANVDDIVPIVAVYSVMLTAVAVVVAALTVLVCKDVKENQDNRCGEYLTVMAERLSHDFSDEPRASNIDVLPLYDYERLLRDQFHIYTSLHPSSSSTEDHSTR, from the exons ATGTCTGTGGCTCACATTCTCTTTTGGGGCTTACATGTGTGTG CTCTAGTCTCCATGACAACTGGATACCCTTACACTGTTACACGTGTTGGTGAAGATGTTACCATGGCCATGAACGCACAGAATGTCAGCTTTGTGTATTATGTATGGGTGAATGGTTCGGTATCTGTGAGACTGTTACTGGTCCAGCCCAAGTCACACCGTGTAGTGGTAATCAACAGTAGCCACACCGGCTTCAGGACCAGGATCAGATACACCGGGGAGGACTCACCATCACAGACCGGACAGCTGAGGTTTACCATCTACAATGTCTCTGTACAGGACGCTGGTACTTACTACTGTCAGGGAAGCAATGGACAGGAAGTTACTGGACGTAGACAAGTCCTCGTTGTAGCAC aGAAGCCAGCCACACCTACCATCACCGAACCTGCCTTACCTGTGTCAGGTAAGAATGTCACCCTCACATGCTCCTCCTCGTCCCGGAGTCTACCCCCGGACCACCCCCCTCTGAACATGACCTACATCTGGAGGAGGGACAGGACCCTGCTGGAATCTGGTGATGAGTCTCCTACAGGTGGAGATGACCTTACAATACCCCACGTCAGCAGAGAGAACCAGGGAGACAACTACAGCTGCCAGGCTGTGGAAGAGGGGCTGGAGTCTGACTGGAGTCACGGACATGTACTGGATGTCCTCT ATGGACCTGTCCAGATACAGTTTCACGGCACATGGGAGGTAGAAGAGGGGAAACCTGTGATAGTGAGATGTTCCGTTGACTGTAACCCTGCCTGCACTGTAACCTGGTGGGACACATCCAGACAGATGGTGATTACAGGACACGGGGAGGATGTGTTGTCTACACCAGCTAtagatgtgtctgtgtctggacAGTACACGTGTCACGTCAACAACAGCCATGGGAGTGCATCACGCAACCTGACACTAGAGGTCTTCA cacGCGAGGTTAATGAATCTGGTGTCGTTTCCATCGTCCCAGTGACTGCTGTCTGCTCCATCCTGATCGTGGTCATCGCCATTGTCGTCATAGTTGTTGTTTGTAGAAAACAGAGACGTGGAGGTAATACAGT TCATTCTCA CGTTGTCACATACACCCGTGACGCAGACACAGACGGAGACTACGAGGAGATAGTAG AGAGAGGATGTGCTCGTCATCG TGTGGTGTCGTATCACAGGGAAGACGAAAATGATGGGAGCTACCAGGAAATAGAAG AAGGTGATGCAAACGTGGACGACATCGTCCCCATCGTAGCTGTCTACTCCGTTATGCTGACTGCTGTGGCAGTTGTGGTGGCAGCTCTCACTGTTCTTGTCTGCAAGGAcgtgaaag AGAACCAGGACAACAG ATGTGGTGAATATCTCACTGTGATGGCAGAGAGATTATCCCATGACTTCAGTGATGAACCTCGTGCTTCCAACATCGATGTCTTACCCCTATACGATTACGAACGACTCCTGCGGGATcagttccacatctacacgtctctccatccttcatcttcctcaacagaggaccacagtactaGGTGA